One genomic window of Cygnus atratus isolate AKBS03 ecotype Queensland, Australia chromosome 16, CAtr_DNAZoo_HiC_assembly, whole genome shotgun sequence includes the following:
- the GSS gene encoding glutathione synthetase: MAGLWDAALRGEEAVRRAALAAVDAALLEGVLMRTEAEPNASDVVSYAPFTLLPSAVPSALFRQAYAVQQDFNLLVDAISQDGEFLERALASTVKVDDFTAQLFRIHLQVLEEGLAQSVFLGINRSDYMFDCGAPGAPALKQIEINTIAASFGGLASRTAAVHGRVLKELGMAEEASRLLPNNPSEGLASGIAKAWELYGSRSAVVMFLVEEVQKNIFDQRCVENELWNRNIRVIRKRFRDVFEKGSLDEARRLYMDGQEVAVVYYREGYVPKNYDQQNWEARLLLERSRAVKCPDIATQLAGTKKVQQELSRPGTLEKLLPGRTEAIARIRATFAGLYSLDMGEEGDKIAATAIANPDQFVLKPQREGGGNNLYGEELRQVLEKIKDSPERTSYILMDKIQPQPTRNYLLRAHSPLKASECISELGIFGVYVRQGKELVMNEAAGHLLRTKAVEHADGGVAAGVAVLDTPYLV, translated from the exons ATGGCGGGGCTGTGGGACGCGGCGCTGCGCGGCGAGGAGGCCGTGCGCCGGGCGGCCCTGGCGGCGGTGGATGCGGCGCTGCTGGAGGGCGTGCTGATGCGCACCGAGGCCGAGCCCAACGCCTCCGAC GTGGTGAGCTACGCGCCCTTCACGCTGCTGCCCTCGGCCGTGCCCAGCGCCCTGTTCCGGCAAGCGTACGCCGTGCAGCAGGACTTCAACCTGCTGGTGGACGCCATCAGCCAGGACGGGGAGTTCCTGGAGCGCGCTCTGGCCAG CACCGTCAAGGTCGATGACTTCACGGCCCAGCTCTTCAGGATCCACCTGCAGGTTCTGGAGGAAGGACTGGCGCAG TCCGTGTTTTTAGGCATAAACCGCTCCGATTACATGTTCGACTGCGGAGCGCCCGGGGCACCGGCGCTGAAGCAGATCGAGATAAACACCATCGCCGCCAGCTTCGGCGGCCTGGCCTCCCGCACCGCCGCCGTGCACGG GCGGGTGCTCAAGGAGCTGGGGATGGCCGAGGAGGCGTCGCGGCTGCTGCCCAACAACCCCTCTGAGGGGCTGGCCTCGGGCATTGCCAAGGCCTGGGAGCTGTACGGCTCGCGGAG TGCTGTGGTGATGTTCCTGGTGGAGGAGGTCCAAAAGAATATCTTTGATCAGCGATGCGTGGAAAATGAGCTATGGAACAG GAACATTCGGGTCATCAGGAAGCGCTTCCGAGACGTGTTTGAGAAGGGCTCCCTGGACGAAGCCAGGAGGCTGTATAT GGATGGCCAGGAGGTAGCAGTGGTGTACTACAGAGAGGGCTACGTGCCGAAAAACTACGATCAGCAG aACTGGGAAGCACGGTTGCTGCTGGAGAGGTCGAGGGCAGTGAAGTGCCCCGACATCGCCACCCAGCTGGCCGGCACCAAgaaggtgcagcaggagctgagccgACCGGGGAccctggagaagctgctgcccGGCCGCACCGAGGCCATTGCTCGCATCCGAGCCACGTTTGCTGGGCTCTACTCGCTGGACATG GGTGAAGAGGGTGACAAGATAGCTGCTACGGCTATCGCCAACCCCGACCAGTTTGTGCTGAAGCCGCAGCGGGAAGGCGGAG GGAACAACCTCTATGGCGAGGAGCTCAGGCAGGTTCTGGAGAAGATCAAAGACAGCCCCGAGAGAACCTCCTACATCCTGATGGATAAGATCCAGCCGCAGCCAACAAGGAATTACTTGCTGAGGGCTCACAGTCCCCTAAAAGCATCCGAGTGCATCTCAGAGCTTGGTATCTTTGGTGTTTATGTCAG GCAGGGCAAGGAGCTGGTGATGAACGAGGCGGCTGGCCACCTCCTGCGGACGAAGGCAGTGGAGCACGCAGACGGCGGGGTGGCGGCTGGGGTAGCCGTGCTGGACACCCCCTACCTGGTGTGA